In the Aristaeella hokkaidonensis genome, CGGTTTCGTCAAAACATACGCCGCCCTCGGAACCGGCGCCATGATCCCACAGCACCACGATGGTCCTGTCCGCGGGATATTCCGTCAGGCCGTAGCGCAGGAACTCTTCCAGGCTGTCAGGGTCACCCATGGATCCTTTTCCCCAATCGTCCAGTGACTCAAAGTAACCGTCCCGGATCACCGCCAGCGTCCGGCGGTTGCCCTTCAGGTCTTCCAGGTCCCACTCCTTCGCGCCGCCGGCCAGCACAACCACGTTGATCGCGTCTCCGGCTTCCACCTCGGCCATCTCCACCAGGTCCTCACAGCCCGCGTCCTGCAGGTCTGTTCCGCACATATAAACCAGCAGGGTGGTTGTTTTTCCTTCAGCCTGGGCACAACCCAGGGCAAAAAACAGCACAAGTAACAAAACAGCGCCTATGATCTTTTTCATGTCTACCAGATCCTTTCAGACATACAATCCGTCACGCATTATATACAAAGGATCCACGGCCGGTCAATAGGATAATGGCAAAGATTGTGTAAACGTTTGTAGAAAACGTGGTTTTATTTGCATATTTCGATTTTTTCTGTATAATAAACAAGGTTTGTGTCGTCATAGAACGAACATCATCAAAAAGATCAGGGGCTCCCCCTGAGAGAAGAGGTGCTTTATGAAAAAGCTGTTTGCCCTTGCACTGGCCCTGTGCCTGCTGTGCTCCTTTGCCCTGGCGGAAGAAGAAATCCCCACCCTCAACTGGGCCGATGTTGAAGATCAGGTTAAGGAATCCGGCTCCTTCCAGCAGGTTGCGTTCCAGGATGTGGCCACCCTGCTGTACTGGGTTCCCAACAACATGGCCGCTATCGATGTCAACCAGATCCAGGCCGACCCTGCTCCGGTTGCCGTGTTTGCCACTGAGGACGGCAATTACTCTATCTCCGTCTTCGCGCTGATCATCCCCAGCCTGGAAGAGTATCTGAACGGTCTTTCCGCCAATGGTACCGCCAATTTCAAGAACGTTACCATTAACGGCATTGACTGCGTCGCCTGCGAAAACGAAGCCAAGAACTGCGATATCCTCATCGTTCCGATTACCGACACTTCTGTGCTGGTTTACAACTTCATGCCCCTGAACGGCGACGATGGCTGGGATGCCACCAAGGTTGCTATCATCTCCTCCATCCAGGTGGCTCAGTAATTAAAGTTTATCCGTTAACAGAAGAAGCACGGCGCAGGCCGTGCTTCTTTTTGTATCCGAATCAGCTTACTCTTCCCCGACGTCATCCAGTTTGGAACGCCTTTTCTCATACAGCACCTTGAGTACTTCCAGGACAACAAAGCAGACAATATAAGTCCCAACCGCAAACGCAACAGCGATCAGGATATCGTTTGTGCCGATATCCTTTTTCTGGATGAGTTTAATCACATTCAGCACGCCGATGATTGCCGCGGGAATAATGCTGACAGCGGCATTCCTCTTCCTGGTCGGCGTGGCACTTCTTGTCCACAGGCCGTTTTTCAGGGAAGTGGCCAGCACATAGGCGCCGCCAATCAGCAGGACAATCAGTTCCCCCGCGACCTGCCGGATGGATCCGCCCAGCAGCAGCTGGACGACAACCGCAAGCGCCAGGCCCCAGAAAAGAATCCAGTAGCCGTATTCTTCCATCTTCAGCATCTTCTGATCCTGCATTTCATCCAGGGCATTATTGCCATTATGCTTCATCTTCATTCTCCTCTCCGAATAAATCATCAAGACTCTTCCCAAGGACACGGCAGATTGCGCGGCAAAGACGGATGGTCGGATTAAACTCCCCCTGTTCAATCGCGTTCATCGTCTGCCGGGAAATGCCGACAGCCTCCGCAAGGGC is a window encoding:
- a CDS encoding DUF6773 family protein — encoded protein: MKMKHNGNNALDEMQDQKMLKMEEYGYWILFWGLALAVVVQLLLGGSIRQVAGELIVLLIGGAYVLATSLKNGLWTRSATPTRKRNAAVSIIPAAIIGVLNVIKLIQKKDIGTNDILIAVAFAVGTYIVCFVVLEVLKVLYEKRRSKLDDVGEE
- a CDS encoding helix-turn-helix transcriptional regulator; the protein is MARNLKIKAARAEKDMTQKALAEAVGISRQTMNAIEQGEFNPTIRLCRAICRVLGKSLDDLFGEENEDEA